A DNA window from Loxodonta africana isolate mLoxAfr1 chromosome 7, mLoxAfr1.hap2, whole genome shotgun sequence contains the following coding sequences:
- the LOC100676513 gene encoding olfactory receptor 5P6-like: MDSPVDGNHTAVTGFILLGLTDNSILRVILFMVFLFIYLVTLFGNLSTIILIRISSQLHHPMYFFLSHLAFSDIGYSSSVTPNMLINFLVERHTISYLGCAIQLGSVVFFGSAECCLLAAMAYDRFVAICNPLLYSTKMSTQVYVQLFSVAYVGCFLNACCFTICFDSLFFCGPNQVNDFFCDFAPLVELSCSDVSIPAVVPSFSAGSIIVVTMIVIAISYVYILITILKMHSTEGRHKAFSTCTSHLTAVTLYYGTITFIYVMPKSSYSTDQNKVVSVFYMVVIPMLNPLIYSLRNNEIKAALKRQLGRKISS; the protein is encoded by the coding sequence ATGGATTCGCCAGTAGATGGGAACCACACCGCAGTGACAGGGTTCATTTTACTGGGTTTAACAGATAATTCAATCCTTCGGGTCATCCTATTCATGGTCTTCCTATTCATCTACCTAGTGACCTTATTTGGCAATCTCAGCACAATTATTCTGATCAGAATCTCTTCTCAGCTCCATCATCCTATGTACTTTTTCCTGAGCCACTTGGCTTTTTCTGACATAGGCTATTCATCTTCTGTCACACCCAATATGCTTATAAACTTCCTGGTGGAGAGACATACAATCTCCTACCTTGGATGTGCCATCCAGCTTGGTTCAGTTGTTTTCTTTGGGTCAGCTGAGTGCTGTCTTCTGGCtgccatggcctatgatcgctttGTAGCAATCTGCAATCCACTGCTTTATTCAACTAAAATGTCCACCCAAGTCTATGTCCAGCTATTCTCTGTGGCTTATGTAGGTTGTTTTCTCAATGCTTGTTGTTTCACTATTTGCTttgattctttattcttctgtggaCCAAATCAGGTCAATGATTTTTTCTGTGACTTTGCTCCTTTAGTTGAACTTTCCTGTTCTGATGTCAGTATCCCTGCAGTGGTCCCCTCATTTTCTGCTGGCTCCATCATTGTGGTCACAATGATTGTCATAGCCATCTCCTACGTGTACATCCTCATCACCATCCTGAAGATGCACTCCACTGAGGGCCgccacaaggccttctccacctgcaccTCCCACCTCACTGCAGTCACTCTGTACTATGGGACCATTACATTCATTTATGTGATGCCCAAGTCCAGCTACTCTACTGACCAGAACAAGGTGGTGTCTGTGTTTTACATGgtggtgatccccatgttgaatccccTCATCTACAGTCTCAGGAATAATGAGATTAAGGCTGCTCTCAAGAGGCAGCTTGGTAGAAAAATATCTTCTtaa